A window of Parasynechococcus marenigrum WH 8102 contains these coding sequences:
- the purM gene encoding phosphoribosylformylglycinamidine cyclo-ligase, whose protein sequence is MDYKSAGVDVEAGRAFVQRIKSSVEATHRQEVVGGLGGFGGMMRLPAGLRQPLLVSGTDGVGTKLELAQDHQAHHNVGIDLVAMCVNDVITSGAQPLFFLDYMATGALSPDAMAEVVEGIADGCQQSGCSLLGGETAEMPGFYPAGRYDLAGFCVAVVEENELIDGQQVQPGDAVIGVASSGVHSNGFSLVRRVLAQAKADRSTLYGPDQRPLIDDLLRPTQLYASLVKHLLSSSLPIHAMAHITGGGLPENLPRCLPTGCRAQVSPTSWARPPLFDWLQSAGGIPERDLWHTFNLGIGFCVVVPRDQIDRTVAACRAQQLQAWPIGSIVEGNPEDGVIGLPD, encoded by the coding sequence ATGGACTACAAGAGTGCTGGCGTTGACGTCGAGGCCGGGCGCGCCTTTGTTCAACGGATCAAATCGTCCGTCGAAGCAACACACCGCCAAGAGGTGGTCGGTGGTCTGGGGGGCTTCGGCGGCATGATGCGCCTGCCTGCTGGCCTGCGACAGCCCTTGTTGGTTTCAGGGACTGATGGTGTCGGCACCAAACTCGAATTGGCGCAGGACCATCAAGCCCACCACAACGTTGGGATCGACCTGGTGGCGATGTGCGTGAACGACGTGATCACATCCGGCGCCCAGCCGCTGTTTTTTCTCGACTACATGGCCACGGGCGCATTGAGCCCTGACGCCATGGCTGAGGTTGTTGAGGGCATCGCTGACGGCTGCCAGCAGAGCGGCTGCTCGCTGCTCGGCGGCGAAACCGCAGAAATGCCTGGCTTCTACCCAGCGGGTCGCTACGACCTGGCCGGGTTCTGCGTCGCCGTTGTTGAAGAAAACGAGCTGATTGATGGACAACAGGTTCAACCAGGTGATGCTGTGATCGGCGTGGCCAGCAGCGGTGTCCACAGCAACGGCTTCAGCCTGGTGCGCCGGGTGCTGGCCCAGGCCAAAGCGGATCGATCCACCCTGTACGGACCTGATCAGCGCCCGCTGATCGACGATCTGCTGAGACCCACACAGCTCTATGCCTCCCTGGTGAAGCATCTGCTCAGCAGCAGCCTTCCCATCCATGCCATGGCGCACATCACAGGTGGAGGACTGCCGGAGAACCTCCCCCGCTGCCTGCCGACTGGATGTCGCGCCCAGGTGAGCCCAACCAGCTGGGCACGCCCGCCCCTGTTCGACTGGCTCCAGAGCGCTGGTGGCATTCCGGAGCGGGACCTCTGGCACACCTTCAATCTCGGGATCGGTTTCTGTGTTGTGGTGCCGCGGGATCAAATCGACCGAACGGTCGCTGCCTGCCGTGCCCAGCAGCTCCAGGCCTGGCCGATTGGCAGCATCGTGGAAGGGAACCCTGAAGACGGGGTGATCGGCCTCCCCGACTAA
- a CDS encoding bifunctional pantoate--beta-alanine ligase/(d)CMP kinase: protein MLSTQAELAAFHSGLGQPLQFVPTMGGLHQGHGELIRRAAEQGPVLVSVFVNPLQFAPGEDFERYPRSLEADLALADRYGAAALWTPTVQTIYPDGATADSARQAPAALQQHLCGADRPGHFDGVVTVVARLLELTRPAGLWLGEKDWQQLVILRQLVADLVLPVKIHGVATVREADGLALSSRNQYLSAAQRLQAAALPAALRAADGTTPLDVTRSRLSAAGLEVEYVERVDPQSLQPCGSETALSLLAAAVRCGTTRLIDHSFLMTRQPLVAIDGPAGAGKSTVTRAFAERLGLIYLDTGAMYRAVTWLVQQQGVEPGDAAAVDALLRALDLQLQSLPGGGQQVMVNGEDVSQAIRSPEVTGSVSVVAAHRCVRQALTTQQKAMGAKGGLVAEGRDIGSAVFPDADLKVFLTATVAERARRRALDLEQRGFPVQERSELEAQIAERDHLDSTREEAPLVQAIDAVELVTDGMSIDAVIDALVEQFRARVPEEAWPTPAG, encoded by the coding sequence TTGCTCTCAACGCAGGCTGAGCTGGCGGCATTCCACTCCGGCCTCGGCCAACCCCTTCAGTTCGTCCCGACCATGGGGGGTCTGCATCAGGGGCATGGGGAGCTGATCCGCCGTGCGGCAGAGCAGGGCCCAGTGTTGGTGAGTGTGTTTGTCAACCCCCTTCAGTTCGCCCCTGGCGAAGACTTCGAACGTTATCCGCGCAGCTTGGAGGCCGATCTGGCTCTGGCGGATCGCTACGGAGCAGCAGCGCTCTGGACTCCCACGGTTCAGACCATCTATCCCGATGGAGCCACTGCCGATTCGGCTCGCCAGGCACCTGCAGCCCTGCAGCAGCATCTGTGCGGAGCTGATCGACCCGGACACTTCGATGGGGTGGTCACGGTGGTGGCTCGGCTGCTGGAGCTGACGAGGCCCGCCGGTCTCTGGCTGGGGGAGAAGGACTGGCAGCAACTGGTGATCCTGCGTCAGCTGGTGGCTGATCTTGTGTTGCCTGTGAAGATCCACGGGGTCGCCACGGTTCGCGAGGCGGACGGCCTCGCGTTGAGTTCACGCAATCAATACCTGTCGGCTGCGCAGCGTCTCCAGGCAGCAGCGCTGCCCGCGGCGTTGCGTGCTGCTGATGGCACCACCCCATTGGACGTCACCCGCTCGAGGCTTTCAGCTGCTGGTCTCGAGGTGGAGTATGTAGAGAGGGTTGATCCCCAAAGCCTGCAGCCCTGCGGCTCGGAGACGGCACTCTCGCTGCTGGCCGCGGCGGTGCGCTGCGGGACGACACGCCTGATTGATCACTCGTTTCTGATGACCCGCCAGCCCCTCGTTGCCATCGATGGCCCTGCCGGTGCTGGCAAAAGCACGGTGACCCGTGCGTTCGCGGAGCGTCTGGGCCTGATTTACCTGGATACCGGAGCGATGTATCGCGCCGTTACGTGGCTGGTGCAACAACAGGGCGTGGAACCCGGGGATGCTGCGGCCGTGGACGCGTTGCTGCGTGCTCTGGATCTGCAGCTTCAGTCGCTGCCGGGTGGTGGCCAGCAGGTGATGGTGAATGGTGAGGATGTCAGTCAGGCGATCCGTTCTCCTGAGGTAACGGGATCGGTGTCGGTGGTGGCCGCTCACCGCTGCGTGAGGCAGGCCCTCACCACCCAGCAGAAAGCAATGGGTGCCAAAGGTGGCCTGGTGGCGGAGGGCCGCGACATCGGCTCAGCCGTGTTCCCCGATGCCGATCTCAAGGTGTTTCTTACGGCCACGGTGGCCGAACGGGCCCGGCGCCGGGCCCTGGACCTGGAACAACGGGGCTTTCCGGTGCAGGAGCGCTCAGAGCTTGAAGCACAGATCGCCGAGCGCGATCATCTCGACAGCACCCGGGAGGAGGCCCCGCTGGTGCAGGCGATTGATGCCGTGGAACTGGTGACCGATGGCATGAGCATCGACGCTGTGATCGATGCCCTGGTGGAGCAGTTTCGTGCCCGGGTGCCTGAGGAGGCCTGGCCTACGCCGGCGGGCTGA
- a CDS encoding septal ring lytic transglycosylase RlpA family protein has product MRVVLTLLGLSGAISASAALFPVVAQDFEDSDLFKPLDPMELAVDSDIDSQPIKAAPLDSDLSVQDDLDPDSSYDSSISATLTPDEVKEPVDPTPVAVLPEPKLKLLPEVVRVITGEASWYGPGFYGNHTANGEIYRQGTMTAAHRTLPFGTKVRVTNIRNGRSAVIRINDRGPFVDHRVIDLGHGAASTLGLISSGIAQVKLEVLR; this is encoded by the coding sequence ATGCGTGTTGTTCTCACCCTCCTGGGTCTGTCCGGGGCGATTTCAGCCAGTGCAGCTCTATTCCCCGTGGTGGCGCAGGATTTTGAGGATTCGGATTTGTTCAAGCCGCTCGACCCAATGGAGTTGGCCGTCGACTCGGACATTGATTCTCAACCCATCAAAGCTGCTCCCCTGGATTCCGACCTGTCGGTCCAGGACGACCTTGACCCGGACAGCAGCTATGACAGCAGCATCAGCGCCACATTGACGCCCGATGAGGTGAAGGAACCGGTCGATCCAACGCCCGTGGCGGTTCTGCCTGAGCCGAAGCTGAAGCTGCTGCCCGAGGTGGTGCGCGTGATCACCGGGGAGGCCAGCTGGTACGGGCCTGGTTTCTACGGAAATCACACGGCCAACGGCGAGATCTACCGCCAGGGGACGATGACGGCAGCCCACCGCACCTTGCCGTTCGGAACCAAGGTGCGCGTGACCAATATCCGGAACGGCCGCTCTGCGGTGATTCGCATCAACGACCGAGGCCCCTTTGTTGATCACCGGGTCATTGATCTGGGCCACGGTGCTGCCTCGACCCTTGGGCTGATCAGTTCCGGGATTGCCCAGGTGAAGCTTGAGGTGTTGCGCTGA